TGCCGTCCAACAAAATATCCGACTATTTGGAACAAGTACGCAAGCGGCTCGTTCGTGATAAGGAACCCAAGACTGTGACAACAGCATCCAACTCGGACCAAAACAATGGCCTAGCCACAAATCCTCATCCTGAGAGCGAGCAGGACGCGACCGTGGCACTTGAACCGGAGCAAGGTCTCGAGGTGGAGGACACTGAACCAGTAGAAGAGACGGATGAGGCACCGTCCCATGAGAAGCCTCTGATGGTTACTCGCGAACACATCGAAGAAGTGGCACCATTGATTGGCGAGCCTTGGATGAAGGTCGGCAAGAAGATTGGCTTCAAGAACGACGAGCTTCTTTACTTCCAGATGGAACatccaacagcaacaatagcCTGTGTTCAGATGCTTACCAACTGGATATCGGAAGATGATGATGCTACCTTGGACAACTGGGCGTACATGCTGGAGGGACTGGAGATGAACACAGCCGCCGAAGCGGTGAAGGCCATTATAGAGCGCGAAAAGAAGTCGTCTGGTTCAGCGACAGAGCCCAACCTTGTAGATAGCTCGGATGGCAACGACGTGGAAGTGCTCTCCGACTAGGATCTCTAATTCCCAGAACTCCCATTAGTTAATAATAAGACAGCACTAGTTTCGTTCCAATCATCAAATTTCTTTATCACAAGTAAAAGTATGGGTATGATCACTCTCTCACCCAGCCAGAGATCAGCTGTTACCGATCTTCAATTACCTCTCAGCGCTTCTTGGGAGCAGGCGGGCCATTCTGTCGAGGCTTGTTATGAATCATCGTTGCACACTTGGGTATGTGTCGCTCGGCGGCCTGCTGATTGAACCGTCTGTTACAGTGCGGGCACTGAATGTAGTCGGGGTTCTCGGACGGTGGAGGCGGCGGCAGATCACTGAGCTTCCCACCACGAGCTAAATGAGCCTGCACCTGCTTGGCAGCCCGTATCGACTGGATGAACTCTTCGTGCTTCTTCCGCCAGTTGTTCTTCTTCACGCCGGTGGTCAGACCCTTCTGCTGGGCCGCACTGCTATACGAGGACTGGGATCGAGGCATCCCCTTGGATGGCTTCTTATTGAACTTCTCGGCTTCCGTGCCCATAACGCGCTGCTTGGAGGCATCGAAGATCTTTCGCTTGGTACTCAGGGTTTTCTGGCAAACCGCCTCGTGCTTCGCCAACCGGTCGGTGTTGAAATGTCTTGCACAGAACCGACATAGTGCAGTTCCCTCAGGAGCTGTTGATGGTCCTTGCTGTGGACGAAATGCATGGATTATATTAGATGTGTTGGTCATCCAACTATTGCAGATACCTACCATCCTGACTTGTTTGGCTGGCGATTTGGGTTCGGCCTGATCCGGTTTGTGCATTTATTGAGAAACAGGAAATTTTTGTCTGGTTAGAAGTGGACGGAAAACGCCAAGACATTATGATCACTAAACTCACCCGACGACTCATAGGCGGCGACATTCGTTTATCGGCCGGCGGACTAACTCCTCCACCCACCACCCGTACTGATTTTGACGCTCTGGCGCTTGTCTGCGGCGAGGAGGCGGATCGTCGTCCCATGGGCTCCTGAACAGGTGGCGTTTTCCGCGTCACCACCGGCTTCAGGTTGCGATTGGCATTCACATTCCTGGGCGTGCCGtacttattgttgttgttattatcgTTGACGATACGCCTTTGGATCGTACCCGGCTCCTTCAAACTCATCGTGGATATGCCCTTTGCCAGCCGATTCACGGACGGTTGTGTCCGGGCTttggtctgggtctgggtctgggctGGGGGCGATGGCAGGGTGCCAATTGGCTTTAGGGGATTGCTGCGATCAATGCCCGCACCACGGCGACGCTCGTCGAACATCTGGCGCACCTTTCCATTGCCGATGAGCCGGCTGGTGGCAGCACTGGGTGCTCCTATGGGTGTCAGTTCATCGGCATGTGTCTTGGTTGCCACAAGCTCCCGACGTCGCActtcctgctcctgctgtgtTCGTTGCTGGAAACGCATCTAAAaagaagtttattttttaaattagtagattttttatgaaaaatatgtcttaaaatattattttatttaaaattaatatttaattctataagttttttaaaattctttttagTTTCACACATTATCCAGCTTACAGGAGCCGAATTGCTGTTATTTGGTGGGCCACATGGTGGCAGGTGACTCAGTGCCTCCATGAGGCGTCTGGCGGCCCAGGACTCGTTCAGCTTGAGTGGCAGGATATGATCCTGGCCAAACTCTGACTCAAAGTCGTAGTGGTGGAGATGGCCACCGATTTCGATTTCGTCCACGTCCGGCGACTGCAACATTCCGGAGCGGAGAACGCGTGTCAACTGAGTGAACTGGAACCGGACATTAGCGCGTCCATTTGGCCCGAGTGGAGTCATTAAGTGCACAGGACTCACaggtgtgtgtgggtgtgtgtttgtttttttgtttacttgtcTATTATGGCGATGAGGTAGTGGCGAACCTCCCACCACTTGCACCCCTGCCCAAAACCCCTACGAGTATATCCTCCGAATAAATCCGTGCCCACTTACGTGCCGCCAGTACATAAAGCCCCTCGCCACTCGACCCGCCTGGGCGAAGGAAACTTTGTCCGGTCGACCCCTCGCCGGTGCCGGTGGCGGGGCAAAGTATCCCGTCGAATGGGCTGTGCGAGTGGGTGTGGGCGTAGCAGTGGGCATGCTCCCTCGCACTGTGAGTGTCCCTCTATCCTAGCCGTGTAATTGCGGTTGTCTTCGGCGTCTGTTTTCCTGGTAGTGGCCTTCGAACTCAGCCATGGCCACCTGGCAAGTCAACCGTtgagcaaaataaaaaaacaaatggaaATTCTTTGTGAATATCGGACACTTGAGAAATCCTAGCTGGCTGTCCTTTTGTTCCCTTTGCTGGAtggcttgtttttgttgttatccCTGCATgccaataacaacaaaaaatcaatgGCTGCAACGTTGCCATGACACATGCCACATGGGAAACACACTCGTACACACCCTCGGCTCTGTAGGGGTTCAAGCAATTGTTGAATGCCGCAAAAGGACGAGCAGCGCCCAGGTGACAAAGGACCTTCGCATTGTCCTTTACCTTTCTCTGCCCGTCACCCCCCCGAATCAATGGGCGATAAAAATCGCGCGCGCCACTCTTTTCCCAGCTGAATATTTTTGATTGATGAATTGTGGTTGGGCGAAAAATATGAATTGTGAGATCACCgggaaaaataatttattcaaaacttAAATGACAAATGTTGCACCATTTaggaatgaaaaaataaatatgcaattcaataaaattaatttgcattAGCAGAAGAACCTTTAAGAGTAATCTCCCGACACTAAAACAAATCATTTTCATTGCAAACTTTTAaagattacatttttttaaagcctatttgtgaaaataaagtaattttaAGGTTGAAACCCTTTATATTTATCCTTCTTACTAACATTCGGCTATTTTCTAATGATAATAGTATATCCCTATATGTTTTATTCAGCtcccaattaaatatttttcccagTGCCCTAATGTTTATTTGCTTTCTTAATGTCAACCCTTTTTGATTATCGAGCCACTCAACCAGCGGCGTAGTTGAATCTATTGTAATTACACCTATAATTGGGGAGAATCGTTCCACCCCTTTTTCTACATATCGGCGCCTCTGTGTGGCGTTAACAGATGGCGGGGTTCAAGGAGCGCCTTTTGTTTCGTTGCGGGGGCGACAAGAGTTCCCATTACCAAATATGAGCACCAGcaaatacaatttaattagCTGGTTTTTCGCTGGGAAACTTCAGTGTTGGCGGCCGAAAATAGAACTCCCCAAAAATCGAGAAAGCCCGACTCGACCCAGTCCATTTATGGAGCATCACGGAAATTAAAACAGAGATCTGATAAACTAAATGCTGGACAAATAAAGGCAGCagcaaataaattaatatatatgttCTTTCAAACTTTGTGATTCATTCTATCATAAATATggtttcttttaaatatacctatataaatattatacttaAGCTTTTTATTATAGAAAGCCTAATAATCAAGATTATCCAACTTGTTAGAAACATGGCTAATAAATCCTAAGAAACTGTGGCTCACTTACCTGCATTTGCGCCAACCTTGAGGTCCTGGGATCTCGGGAACCCTCTGACGCCATCTCCAAACACAGGTAACTTTTGTCGGAGGCACCGGCTCAATTCAATTTTAGGTCGATCTACGCTAAGCGGATCGAATTCGATGCGATTGGATGCGAAGATCTCGGTCGTGTGTGGGCACCGGCCAAGGCAATGACGCGATTGAGCTTGGCTTGGAGTGTTTGGTTACCGTAGACCCGGCTCAGACTTGCACCTCCAGTGAGTCACGCGAGTTGgcgaataaaaattaataataaaaatgctacaaaacagcagcagcgacagcagcaacagaggCGGGGCACGCAAATTGTCGCCAGGAGGCGTTAGTAGAAACTCAGATATGTATGTGGGTGCCAATCTGGAAGTGGAAGTACAAGTACAATATTTATATACTGATCATATACTGATCAAGCCCAACTAACTGATCAAGATCCAGACCCAAGCCCAGACTCTCAGACTTACGATTGTGGGCCGATGTCCGCTCCAAATACGGAGCGATCAATGAACAAACCAATTCAATTGAATTCACTCCAAGTCGCCCAAATCGAAATGAAATTGATGAAAggttattttataaaactaagattcagtaccgaaaaaaaaagtattgaagaagtttgaaattttttggtATACTTGAGATACAATGTTTGGCCAAAAGTGTAATACGTTTTCTTAGGATCTGAAATGtaattttgattttcaaaCTCCTCTAGTATTGACATTATTTTCCAAGCCAACTGATAtggtatattttaaaaatgtattcaatAAACCGGTGATTTTTTATGTTAATAAGATTGGATTTTATTGTGagatacatatattatatCGTATATTGTTTATTCAGTCAAGTTATTCAAAACATAATTCACAAAGCAGCTGGCaggttttttaaataatggtTTGTTCTGTTTCTTTGAAAGTTCActggttttattttatagaaaactcctttaaattttcaaaacttcATTTTAGGGCATACAATTACCACCATTCACACCCACTCGATCCGCTCCGTTCGCTCGCTCACAATAGCattaatttatgtattttttcggttttttggcACACGTCTTTTCGCGCTGACTAATTCTCCGCtggctttgtttgtttgtttggagCTGCGATTTGCATATAACACCGAAGTGAACTTACCAACTGGGTCGGTCGACGAAGCCGGGAAGCCTCCGGAGTCCAGACTTTGAAAGTGTGCTGAGTTTGGCAGGAGTGGAAAATTGGTGGCAGCCAGGACTGGTGGCAGAGGAGTGGACACTGGGCACGCGAGTTTATTGACACACTAAAGGAGGCACTTAAACGACGATTGAACTTTAGAGCCGGACTGGAGCTCAAAGTGGGTCACCGCAGGACGGCGGGGCATGTGGCGGCGGGGTCGTTGGTGGGCAACTAGCCAGCTGTTGGATGGACGGACGgtaattacgtatacgccgcgtGTCTCAGctattttggattttgagtTCCGTGGAGCCCCGCGACTGTTTGCTTAGAAGTTTGCGCGCTAACTGAGACAAGATTCCATTCCGCTAACCATTCCGATACCACAGCGATGACGGGGCCCGAACAAGTCGCGAAGTTGGCGACATCGAGCGTTGCACCGCCAACTGATCTGTGGATGATGGCGTGTCGGTTGCCCCTCACCCCTGCCATAgttatgtacatatgtatgtacattcaTATATCATTGCCAGCCCCTTTCCCAGAAGCCCCGAACACACATCCATGTATTCGGTATGCGTGCATGCGATGAAAAACAAGTATTTATCGCTCAAtgactgttttttgttttctttctctCAGATGTTGTTGCTAAACTTTATTTGCTTTGTTTTACATTTATCAACTCAGACGCTTCACAGATGTTTTTTCGCCATTCACTGTTCTTCCTCGAGCCCATCTGAAGTCATCGAATCAAGTTTAAGTGGACAAATGTGTATTTTTAGCCAGTGCGATGGCCAAATCTCAATTAATCATAATTCAGAGGAGCTGGAGAATACTGACTTAATAATACatagattttaaataataataatctgcttattaaataatttttaaataaatttatagcCTTTAATCTTTCAATATTCTGTCGTAATAATATTGTACATTTTTCAACTAAAAAAGTgtattaaaaaatctttattattttgcctTCTGATTCACTTGATGACTTCTTTGTTGGCCGCTTAGCGTCTATTTGCTCATCGTTTTCATAACAATTATTCAAACGTTCATTGTTCGTCGTTAGTTTTGGGCTGCGGTTTTGAAACCATGGAAGAGCGTACGCTCGCTCTCTTAGCCACAGCTggggttttggccaaaagagtAGCGGCACTGGCTCTTGACTGGAGTTGATTGAAAATGAACCGGCTAAAGCCCCTAAAAAGATCTCTTGCGGCGGGCTGTTGAGCCTCCTTGGTTTAAGTTTGAGCTTTTCTTGAGCGGCGTCTTGTGAGTGAAGTTCCTCAGAATATATTTATAGACACATACACATCTATAGAATAACGTAGTTACTTTGCTAATTACTTTTCGGCTGTTCGAGTTATTCTTTGGTTTTCCTTTGGGGAGTGACATTTGAGATGAATCTCGAGGGGATTTGGAAGAGTTTTTTCTTGGCAAGGTGAGCCTAATTCGGAAGACCCGAAATAGTTAAGTGGATTAAAACTTCCTGGTACGATTCAACgtgttgtgtgtgtttggggggCTTTTTACACCAAtgagtatatgtatatatttatgcaCACCGATGTCTTGTTTATGTATATGCTTGCTTGTATAATCTTTATAATATGCTGAGGTCGAGGGCCGACCATTGCTACCGACCGTCTCTAATACCAAATACTGCATTCTAGCCGGCAGCTAGCCGGATTACAATTTCAATACATTTAACAATGACACGGCAATTgctatttcaattttcaatttcaacatcaacatcaacgACACCGACAACTGACAACTGACGATTGGTAACTAACAACGCGAACTTACTAACCTAATTGTTAGCTATTACCGAGCCGGCAGGTGACCACAGGTCGTATGCGTAACGTGACTGCCAAGATGGCCGGATTACTGGAAGCCTGCTTCCGTTTCCGGTTACAACCGATGACTGGGCCCCTGTCGCTCTCAATGCCTCTCTCGCTTGCGGATCATTTCGCATCCACCTTGGTTTACTAAAATTTCATAATTCGTAACATCAAATGCGGTTTACACGCGATGCCAGTACTACCTAAGGTACTATTCACAGTTCAACCGCTTGCTGAAAATGCTCAGCACAATAAAAATGGGCGTATCGCTCGACTTTATGTTTAACCGCATTCATATGCATTcatatatatctttatatatgtatacatttatataaatGTTTTCATGTGTATACGGTTATTCAGCTAACATCGGAAATGCAGTTTACGTGTACAATTATACTACAAAAATTTGCATCTAAAGTATACTTTTGTTTTACATTTGCTTACTTTTGCTATTAAAACATTCATATTCGTGTCTATCATagttattatattaaatgttATGTAtacattcattaattttttttgttgttttttcgaTCTTGTTTTCGGGGTTTTGTTAATAAAGATTACAAAAATACTTTTCGGTTCAAACAGAAGAGCATTGCGGGGATTGACACGTAATTGAAGCTTGGCTGGGCTCGAGCCCTCAATCGAATCGTATCCTTTATTTAAATGTGTACGTACGTGTGCTTGTGTCTATATAGATTAGTTGATTTCACGGAGTCCATAGCGGACTCCATGCTGGACGTGCTAAGACTATGCCAAACAAGCTACCGTTCTTCTTTAATCGCTTCCGACTCAAGGCTTAACAATTTACATACATTATTTAATCCGTTTTTCCTATGCCTGATTGTCCAAGGTTGATTTAACATTTACGttaacgtttatgtttatgtttagtttaaagttttttgttcttttggGAATCGATTTGCTTTTTGTGTTGTAAACTCTATTACTCCGGTAGTTAACaattttcgtttcattttattCGGGCTAGGCTTCAGACTAAAACATCTTGCTGAGGATGTCCTTAAATATGTTCCTAAACGCTCTCGCACTTCGCCTCCTTGCCTACAACTAGCATAAGCCAACATTCAATGCTCTCTAATTTAACGTCTAAACGACAATTGCTTAAGTCTTTTAGTCTACATTTCATTTACGTTACGTTACGAGGCGGgtatacatatacatttatttctttttttttttttgtttttatatatattatatatttcccGATTCCCGATTCCCGATGCCCGATGCGAGTCACTTCCCTCGGTTCTGTTACTTTATTCTTATCCGGTTTTCGGTTTCGGGTTTCTCGACTATAGCTATAGGTGTTgtatacatgcatacatatgtaaatacTATAT
The Drosophila bipectinata strain 14024-0381.07 chromosome 3R, DbipHiC1v2, whole genome shotgun sequence DNA segment above includes these coding regions:
- the LOC108129888 gene encoding uncharacterized protein — its product is MASEGSRDPRTSRLAQMQMRFQQRTQQEQEVRRRELVATKTHADELTPIGAPSAATSRLIGNGKVRQMFDERRRGAGIDRSNPLKPIGTLPSPPAQTQTQTKARTQPSVNRLAKGISTMSLKEPGTIQRRIVNDNNNNNKYGTPRNVNANRNLKPVVTRKTPPVQEPMGRRSASSPQTSARASKSVRVVGGGVSPPADKRMSPPMSRRAEPKSPAKQVRMQGPSTAPEGTALCRFCARHFNTDRLAKHEAVCQKTLSTKRKIFDASKQRVMGTEAEKFNKKPSKGMPRSQSSYSSAAQQKGLTTGVKKNNWRKKHEEFIQSIRAAKQVQAHLARGGKLSDLPPPPPSENPDYIQCPHCNRRFNQQAAERHIPKCATMIHNKPRQNGPPAPKKR